The Aspergillus luchuensis IFO 4308 DNA, chromosome 7, nearly complete sequence genome has a segment encoding these proteins:
- a CDS encoding MAM33 family protein (BUSCO:EOG0926577T;~COG:C;~EggNog:ENOG410PNBT;~InterPro:IPR003428,IPR036561;~PFAM:PF02330;~go_component: GO:0005759 - mitochondrial matrix [Evidence IEA]), with translation MMSLRTLARSVPRTISRSVAVSSRSAISRPVSAVPKNAFQSSLKQITRPSYAAFSTSRAFKQSPAEGDVELVAKLEDELKHEKASGLEDLESSVQNIQYVLQNNSWEVKDVPGEQEVVLTKKFGNEEIRLTFTVADLQNLSEQEDFDDAALDEMDFGGHQPVNQGRSGNVSQHAEDRVAPADREGDELDRDLEPSFPARVNITVEKPSNGALLIQTVAQDGLFQIEEVSYFNKSDLAHAQTAEKDWTRQSMYAGPPFENLDEDLQTFLERYLDERGINAELANMIPDYIQVKEQKEYVRWLENVKNFVSA, from the exons ATGATGTCCCTCCGCACTCTCGCTCGCTCCGTGCCTCGCACCATCTCGCGCTCTGTCGCTGTCTCCTCCCGCTCCGCCATCTCCCGGCCGGTGTCCGCGGTCCCCAAGAATGCCTTCCAGTCTTCTCTGAAGCAGATTACGAGACCTTCCTATGCTGCTTTCTCGACGTCCCGCGCTTTCAAGCAGTCCCCTGCCGAAG GCGATGTTGAGCTCGTCGCCAAGCTTGAGGACGAACTGAAGCACGAGAAGGCTTCTGGCCTTGAGGACCTCGAGTCCTCCGTTCAGAACATCCAGTATGTTCTTCAGAACAACTCTTGGGAG GTCAAGGACGTCCCTGGTGAGCAGGAGGTTGTCCTGACGAAGAAGTTCGGCAACGAAGA GATCCGCCTCACCTTCACCGTCGCCGACCTTCAGAACCTCAGTGAGCAGGAGGACTTCGATGATGCTGCTCTCGATGAGATGGACTTCGGTGGCCACCAGCCCGTCAACCAGGGCCGCTCTGGCAACGTCTCTCAGCACGCTGAGGACCGCGTCGCTCCTGCTGACCGCGAAGGCGATGAGTTGGACCGCGACCTTGAGCCTAGCTTCCCTGCCCGTGTCAACATCACCGTTGAGAAGCCCAGCAACGGCGCCCTCCTGATCCAGACTGTTGCTCAGGACGGCCTGTTCCAGATCGAGGAGGTCTCCTACTTCAACAAGTCCGACCTGGCCCACGCCCAGACTGCCGAGAAGGACTGGACCAGACAGAGCATGTACGCTGGTCCTCCCTTCGAGAACCTCGATGAGGACCTGCAGACCTTCCTCGAGCGCTACCTCGACGAGAGGGGCATCAACGCCGAGCTTGCCAACATGATCCCCGACTACATCCAGGtcaaggagcagaaggagtACGTTCGCTGGCTCGAGA ACGTCAAGAACTTCGTCTCCGCTTAA
- the THR4 gene encoding threonine synthase THR4 (BUSCO:EOG09261B6Y;~COG:E;~EggNog:ENOG410PGKC;~InterPro:IPR029144,IPR004450,IPR001926,IPR036052, IPR000634,IPR037158;~PFAM:PF00291,PF14821;~go_function: GO:0030170 - pyridoxal phosphate binding [Evidence IEA];~go_process: GO:0006520 - cellular amino acid metabolic process [Evidence IEA]), with protein MSPTLSQRFLSTRGGSYGLSFEEVVLKGLASDGGLFIPEEIPTLPAGWESEWRDLSFEELAFRIMSLYISESEIPSTDLKDIIKRSYATFRHPERTPIVELDAKRNLYLLELFHGPTFAFKDVALQNLGNLFEYFLVRKNQGKEGKDRHHLTVVGATSGDTGSAAIYGLRGKKDVSVFILFPKGKVSPIQQAQMTTILDANVHNLTVEGTFDDCQDFVKALFADPDMNSTHNLAAINSINFARILAQITYYFYSYLALTKTPGYNNKMRFVVPSGNFGDILAGWFAKRMGLPAEKLVIATNENDILDRFFRTGGTYSKSDSKGAGVKETHSPAMDILVSSNFERLLWFLAYQTSEASTADERRKQACDNVSNWLNQLKTEGGFSVPPALFQAAQAEFESERVSNDETIAQIRSTYQSCFPSNLGPGSAKSSKTGGYILDPHSAIGVAASLRSIERNSGVSHISLSTAHPAKFASAVDLALRGQDGYDFTEVLPQEFIGLEDRESRVTAVGPGAGWEQVREIVKAEVEQELEGKR; from the exons ATGTCGCCTACTCTCTCTCAAAGATTTCTGAGCACCCGGGGTGGCTCCTACGGC CTTTCCTTCGAGGAGGTCGTCCTGAAGGGTCTCGCCTCCGATGGTggtctcttcatccccgAGGAGATCCCTACCCTCCCCGCCGGCTGGGAGTCGGAATGGCGCGATCTCAGCTTCGAGGAACTGGCCTTCCGTATCATGTCCCTCTACATCTCCGAGTCCGAGATCCCCAGTACAGATCTgaaggatatcatcaagcGCTCCTATGCTACCTTCCGTCACCCTGAACGCACCCCCATCGTTGAACTCGACGCCAAGCGCAACCTCTACCTCCTCGAACTCTTCCACGGCCCGACTTTTGCCTTCAAGGATGTCGCCCTGCAAAA TCTTGGAAACCTCTTCGAGTACTTCCTGGTGCGCAAGAACCAGGgcaaggagggcaaggacaGACACCACCTGACTGTTGTCGGTGCGACAAGTGGTGACACTGGCTCTGCTGCCATCTACGGCCTCCGTGGCAAGAAGGATGTCTCCGTCTTCATCCTGTTCCCCAAGGGCAAGGTTTCGCCCATCCAACAGGCCCAAATGACCACCATCCTCGATGCCAACGTTCACAACCTCACCGTCGAGGGTACCTTCGATGACTGCCAGGACTTCGTCAAGGCCCTGTTCGCCGATCCTGACATGAACTCCACCCACAACCTCGCCGccatcaacagcatcaactTCGCCCGTATCCTCGCCCAGATCacctactacttctactccTACCTCGCCCTAACCAAGACCCCCGgctacaacaacaagatGAGATTCGTCGTCCCCTCCGGCAACTTCGGCGACATCCTGGCCGGTTGGTTCGCCAAGCGCATGGGTCTCCCCGCGGAGAAGCTCGTCATTGCCACCAACGAGAACGACATCCTGGACCGTTTCTTCCGCACTGGCGGTACCTACAGCAAGAGCGACAGCAAGGGTGCCGGCGTCAAGGAGACCCACAGCCCTGCCATGGACATCCTGGTCAGCAGCAACTTCGAGCGTCTCCTCTGGTTCCTGGCCTACCAGACCAGCGAGGCCAGCACGGCCGACGAGCGTCGCAAGCAGGCTTGCGACAATGTCAGCAACTGGCTCAACCAGCTCAAGACCGAGGGTGGCTTCAGCGTGCCCCCTGCCCTTTTCCAGGCCGCCCAGGCCGAGTTCGAGAGCGAGCGTGTCAGCAACGACGAGACCATCGCTCAGATTCGCTCCACCTACCAGTCCTGCTTCCCGTCCAACCTGGGCCCTGGCAGCGCCAAGAGCTCCAAGACGGGCGGTTACATCCTGGACCCTCACTCCGCCATTGGTGTCGCCGCATCCCTGCGCTCCATCGAGCGTAACTCTGGCGTTAGCCACATCTCCTTGTCCACGGCCCACCCGGCCAAGTTCGCTAGCGCCGTCGACCTGGCCCTCCGCGGCCAAGACGGCTACGACTTCACTGAGGTCCTGCCCCAGGAGTTCATTGGCCTTGAGGACCGCGAAAGCCGCGTCACTGCCGTCGGCCCCGGTGCTGGCTGGGAGCAGGTGCGCGAGATTGTCAAGGCTGAGGTCGAGCAGGAGTTGGAGGGTAAGCGGTAG
- a CDS encoding NAD(P)-dependent alcohol dehydrogenase (COG:Q;~EggNog:ENOG410PJ3Q;~InterPro:IPR013154,IPR013149,IPR002328,IPR036291, IPR011032;~PFAM:PF00107,PF08240,PF13602;~go_function: GO:0008270 - zinc ion binding [Evidence IEA];~go_function: GO:0016491 - oxidoreductase activity [Evidence IEA];~go_process: GO:0055114 - oxidation-reduction process [Evidence IEA]), translating to MAQDYKFEGWMGLDKDSADGKMVWQEFEPKPWEETDVDIKITHCGICGSDLHTLRSGWRPTLYPCCVGHEIVGIAVRVGSKAVGGIKVGDRVGVGAQSDSCLGRLGDCPECAMGDEQYCSHKIVGTYNNVHLNGGKSYGGYALYNRTPSHFVIKIPDSIPSAQAAPMLCGGVTLFSPLKHHNCGPGKRVGIIGVGGLGHFGVLLAKAMGADKVVAISRKTGKANDALAMGADLYVATDDEPDWATKYARSLDLIVCTVSSTKMPMTEYLGLLATGGALVQVGLPDDGVLLAPVGKLQRRLKATSSFIGSPNEIREMFQLVAEKGVKAWIEEIPMKDANQAIVDMHAGKARYRYVLVNEQ from the exons ATGGCTCAAGATTACAAGtttgaaggatggatgggtctCGACAAGGACTCCGCCGACGGAAAGATGGTCTGGCAGGAGTTCGAGCCCAAGCCGTGGGAGGAAACCGATGTTGACATTAAGATCACTCACTGCGGTATCTGCGGTTCCGATTTGCACACTCTTCGCAGCGGCTGG AGACCTACCTTGTACCCCTGCTGCGTGGGCCACGAAATCGTCGGCATTGCTGTGCGTGTTGGGTCCAAGGCTGTCGGCGGCATCAAGGTTGGTGACCGCGTGGGTGTCGGCGCGCAGAGCGACTCCTGCCTTGGTCGTCTGGGAGACTGCCCCGAATGTGCGATGGGTGATGAGCAGTACTGCTCCCACAAGATCGTCGGTACCTACAACAATGTTCACCTGAATGGCGGCAAGTCTTACGGTGGATATGCTCTGTACAACCGCACCCCGTCTCACTTTGTTATTAAGATCCCCGACAGCATCCCTTCGGCGCAGGCCGCCCCTATGCTGTGTGGTGGTGTCACCCTATTCAGTCCCTTGAAGCACCACAACTGTGGTCCCGGCAAGCGCGTGGGTAtcattggtgttggtggattgGGCCACTTCGGTGTGCTTTTGGCCAAGGCCATGGGTGCTGATAAGGTGGTTGCTATCTCCCGCAAGACTGGCAAGGCCAATGATGCGCTGGCTATGGGTGCCGATCTCTATGTTGCTACGGATGATGAGCCGGACTGGGCTACCAAGTATGCCCGGTCTCTGGATCTGATTGTCTGCACTGTTTCTTCGACCAAG ATGCCCATGACCGAGTACCTGGGCCTGCTTGCGACGGGCGGTGCCCTGGTCCAGGTCGGACTTCCTGATGACGGTGTTCTCCTGGCCCCTGTCGGCAAGCTGCAGCGTCGCCTGAAGGCCACCAGCTCCTTTATCGGCAGCCCCAACGAGATCCGTGAGATGTTCCAGCTTGTTGCTGAGAAGGGAGTCAAGGCCTGGATTGAAGAGATCCCGATGAAGGACGCCAATCAGGCCATTGTGGATATGCACGCGGGCAAGGCGCGGTACCGTTATGTGCTGGTGAATGAGCAGtga
- a CDS encoding DNA primase subunit PRI1 (BUSCO:EOG09261ZI1;~COG:L;~EggNog:ENOG410PG27;~InterPro:IPR014052,IPR002755;~PFAM:PF01896;~go_function: GO:0003896 - DNA primase activity [Evidence IEA];~go_process: GO:0006269 - DNA replication, synthesis of RNA primer [Evidence IEA]) has protein sequence MPHSVSSQDSSADRKDDELMPDAPPPETASANQEDNAAAGVKLEDLFNDDDDDEYPASSAPETQNGASSAPEPAAAPGPQVDTDTMLAFYQRLFPFRYLFQWLNHGIVPSPDFGNREFALTLQNDAYLRYQSYATADLFRKDILKMNPSRFEIGPVYNTNPRDKKTLRGGQMKPIAKELVFDIDLTDYDDIRSCCEKANICSKCWAFVTMAMKVVDTALREDFGFEHILWVYSGRRGAHAWVCDPRARSLPDDRRRAIAGYLDVIRGGNSSGKRVNLKRPLHPHMSRSLEILKPYFAQTTLVDQETFSSSEQTQRILSLLPDKGLNESLRKRWESSPDRSSANKWADIDALAKTGKSSTLNPTTLRDAKQDIVLEYTYPRLDSEVSKKMIHLLKSPFVIHPGTGRVCVPIDARKAEQFDPLSVPTVTELLAEIDAWDAEHPSNNAGAEVAEGEGSVPESDARGSRRLQDYEKTSLKPYVDYFRSFIAGLLKEERTGKRERADDATEIKTESMEF, from the exons ATGCCTCACTCAGTATCTTCGCAGGACTCATCTGCCGATCGCAAGGATGATGAACTTATGCCTGacgctcctcctccggagACAGCATCGGCAAACCAGGAGGACAATGCAGCCGCAGGAGTGAAACTTGAAGACCTATTtaacgatgatgacgatgatgaatacCCAGCCTCTAGTGCACCAGAGACGCAAAATGGTGCTTCATCTGCTCCGGA acctgctgctgctccgggGCCCCAGGTTGATACCGATACAATGCTTGCGTTCTATCAGcgcctctttccttttcgcTACCTTTTCCAGTGGTTAAACCATGGCATTGTCCCATCTCCAGACTTCGGAAACCGTGAATTCGCCCTTACCCTCCAAAACGATGCCTACCTGCGGTACCAGTCATATGCAACTGCGGATCT GTTCCGTAAAGATATCCTGAAAATGAACCCCTCTCGGTTTGAAATTGGGCCTGTCTACAACACGAACCCTCGCGACAAAAAGACACTCCGAGGTGGCCAGATGAAGCCGATCGCCAAAGAATTGGTATTCGATATCGATCTTACGGATTACGATGACATCAGATCATGTTGTGAAAAGGCAAACATTTGTAGCAAGTGCTGGGCCTTTGTCACTATGGCAATGAAGGTCGTCGACACAGCGCTACGCGAAGATTTTGGTTTCGAGCACATATTATGGGTCTATTCTGGTCGTCGTGGTGCCCACGCCTGGGTTTGCGACCCGCGTGCGCGCAGCCTTCCAGATGATAGGAGAAGAGCCATCGCGGGCTACCTAGATGTCATCCGAGGAGGAAATTCGAGCGGAAAGCGGGTCAACCTCAAGCGGCCTCTGCATCCCCACATGTCTCGCAGTCTGGAGATACTAAAACCATACTTCGCTCAAACTACGCTGGTGGACCAGGAaaccttctccagctccgagCAGACGCAACGTATCCTTTCATTGTTGCCCGATAAGGGATTGAATGAATCCTTACGGAAACGATGGGAGTCATCACCCGACCGCAGCAGTGCCAATAAATGGGCGGATATCGATGCCTTGGCCAAGACAGGCAAGAGCAGCACTCTCAACCCTACTACCCTGCGAGACGCCAAGCAAGACATTGTTCTCGAGTACACATATCCGCGCCTGGATTCCGAGGTCAGCAAAAAGATGATCCACTTGCTCAAGAGTCCATTTGTCATTCACCCCGGCACTGGTCGCGTGTGTGTTCCGATAGACGCCCGAAAGGCGGAACAGTTTGACCCTCTGTCGGTGCCTACAGTTACGGAGCTACTTGCGGAGATCGATGCATGGGATGCGGAGCATCCGAGCAATAATGCAGGTGCGGAAGTGGCAGAGGGCGAAGGCAGTGTACCCGAATCTGATGCTAGGGGAAGTCGCCGACTGCAAGACTATGAAAAGACGAGTCTGAAGCCGTACGTCGACTACTTCCGCTCATTCATTGCCGGGCTTCTGAAAGAAGAGCGGACGGGCAAACGGGAAAGGGCCGACGATGCGACTGAAATCAAGACTGAAAGCATGGAGTTCTAG
- the cspA gene encoding putative cell surface protein (SECRETED:SignalP(1-17)) — MVKGGVALLAFAGPALAGVIARGGEPDVKTVVGPNFPVGTGTAPPPPPIQFPTGTAPQPKPTTSHGTAPIKPTTSHGTAPIKPTTSHGTAPIKPTTSHGTAPIKPTTSHGTAPIKPTTSHGTAPIKPTTSHGTAPIKPTTSHGTAPIKPTTSHGTAPIKPTTSHGTAPIKPTTSHGTAPIKPTTSHGTAPIKPTTSHGTAPIKPTTSHGTAPIKPTTSHGTAPIKPTTSHGTAPIKPTTSHGTAPIKPTTSHGTAPIKPTTSHGTAPIQPTTSHGTAPIQPTTSHGTAPIQPTTSHGTAPIKPVTTETTVGPIPTNGTTVIPPATVTTHTPVPIQNSTVIPTQSTQPPFQNTTVPVVPIVPGESTVPAVPGESTVPAVPGETSVPVVPGESTVPAVPGETSVPVVPGESTVPAVPGETSVPVVPGESTVPAVPGETSVPVVPGESTVPAVPGETSVPVVPGESTVPAVPGETSVPVVPGESTVPAVPGETSVPVVPGESTVPAVPGETSVPVVPGESTVPAVPGETSVPVVPGESTVPAVPGETSVPVVPGESTVPAVPGETSVPVVPGESTVPAVPGETSVPVVPGESTVPAVPGETSVPAVPGQSTVPAVPGVSTSAVPGETSVPGVSTSGVPGETSVPGASTSVVPGETAVPGASTSVVPGETTVPGASSVVPGASGETSVPGETAVPGETAVPGETAVPGETAVPGTSAAPGESTATGVSPVTPEQTAATGVSPVSPGETATGVSPVSPEETTATGVSPVSPEETTATGVSPVSPEETTGATGVSPVTPGETAATGVSPVTPGETTGATGVSPVTPGETTGVSPVTPGETTGATGVSPAFTGAASSNMQPAAGFLAAVMGVMALL, encoded by the exons ATGGTTAAGGGAGGTGTCGCATTACTGGCCTTTGCTGGCCCAGCTCTGGCAGGAGTCATTGCTCGCGGTGGAGAG CCTGATGTCAAAACCGTCGTCGGCCCCAACTTCCCTG TGGGTACTGGCACGGccccgcctccccctcctaTCCAGTTTCCTACTGGTACTGCGCCTCAGCCCAAGCCTACCACCAGCCATGGGACTGCTCCTATTAAGCCTACCACCAGCCATGGGACTGCTCCTATTAAGCCTACCACCAGCCATGGGACTGCTCCTATTAAGCCTACCACCAGCCATGGGACGGCTCCTATTAAGCCTACCACCAGTCATGGTACGGCTCCTATCAAGCCTACCACTAGTCATGGTACGGCTCCTATCAAGCCTACCACTAGTCATGGTACGGCTCCTATCAAGCCTACCACTAGTCATGGTACGGCCCCTATCAAGCCGACTACTAGTCATGGAACGGCCCCTATCAAGCCGACCACCAGTCATGGTACTGCTCCTATCAAGCCGACCACCAGTCATGGTACGGCTCCTATCAAGCCTACCACTAGTCATGGTACGGCTCCTATCAAGCCTACCACTAGTCATGGTACGGCCCCTATCAAGCCGACTACTAGTCATGGAACGGCCCCTATCAAGCCGACCACCAGTCATGGTACTGCTCCTATCAAGCCGACCACCAGTCATGGTACGGCTCCTATCAAGCCTACCACTAGTCATGGTACGGCCCCTATCAAGCCGACCACCAGTCATGGTACTGCTCCTATCAAGCCGACCACCAGTCATGGTACGGCTCCTATCCAGCCCACCACCAGTCATGGAACGGCTCCTATCCAGCCCACCACCAGTCATGGAACGGCTCCTATCCAGCCCACCACCAGTCATGGTACCGCTCCTATCAAGCCGGTCACTACTGAAACTACTGTCGGCCCCATTCCCACTAACGGCACAACGGTGATCCCACCTGCAACCGTTACTACCCATACGCCTGTACCAATCCAGAACAGCACCGTTATTCCCACTCAGTCCACTCAGCCGCCATTCCAGAACACCACGGTTCCTGTTGTTCCTATTGTTCCTGGCGAGAGCACTGtccctgctgttcctggcgaGAGCACTGtccctgctgttcctggcgaGACCAGTGTCCCCGTTGTTCCTGGCGAGAgcactgttcctgctgttcctggtgagacCAGTGTCCCCGTTGTTCCCGGCGAGAgcactgttcctgctgttcctggtgagacCAGTGTCCCCGTTGTTCCCGGCGAGAgcactgttcctgctgttcctggtgagacCAGTGTCCCCGTTGTTCCCGGCGAGAgcactgttcctgctgttcctggtgagacCAGTGTCCCCGTTGTTCCTGGCGAGAgcactgttcctgctgttcctggtgagacCAGTGTCCCCGTTGTTCCCGGCGAGAgcactgttcctgctgttcctggtgagacCAGTGTCCCCGTTGTTCCCGGCGAGAgcactgttcctgctgttcctggtgagacCAGTGTCCCCGTTGTTCCCGGCGAGAgcactgttcctgctgttcctggtgagacCAGTGTGCCCGTTGTTCCCGGCGAGAgcactgttcctgctgttcctggtgagacCAGTGTGCCCGTTGTTCCCGGCGAGAgcactgttcctgctgttcctggtgagacCAGTGTCCCCGTTGTTCCCGGCGAGAgcactgttcctgctgttcctggtgagacCAGTGTGCCCGTTGTTCCCGGCGAGAgcactgttcctgctgttcctggtgagaccagtgtgcctgctgttcctggccaGTCTACCGTCCCCGCTGTTCCTGGTGTTTCGACAAGTGCTGTTCCTGGCGAGACCAGCGTCCCTGGAGTTTCTACCAGTGGCGTTCCCGGCGAGACTAGCGTCCCTGGAGCCTCTACGAGCGTCGTCCCTGGTGAGACTGCTGTCCCTGGAGCCTCCACGAGCGTTGTCCCTGGTGAGACCACTGTTCCCGGTGCTTCCAGCGTTGTACCTGGTGCTTCCGGCGAGACGTCCGTGCCTGGAGAGACTGCTGTGCCTGGAGAGACTGCTGTGCCCGGCGAGACTGCTGTGCCCGGCGAGACTGCTGTGCCCGGCACCTCGGCTGCTCCTGGAGAATCTACTGCCACTGGTGTCTCGCCCGTCACCCCTGAACAAACCGCTGCCACTGGTGTCTCGCCCGTCTCTCCTGGAGAGACCGCCACCGGCGTTTCTCCCGTCAGCCCCGAAGAGACTACCGCTACTGGCGTTTCTCCCGTCAGCCCCGAGGAGACCACCGCCACTGGTGTCTCCCCAGTTAGCCCCGAAGAGACTACCGGCGCGACCGGCGTCTCCCCCGTCACTCCTGGAGAGACCGCTGCCACCGGCGTTTCTCCCGTTACACCCGGCGAGACCACCGGCGCAACTGGCGTCTCCCCCGTCACTCCCGGTGAAACCACCGGTGTCTCTCCCGTTACCCCCGGCGAGACCACCGGCGCGACGGGTGTCTCCCCAGCCTTCACTGGCGCCGCCTCCTCAAACATGCAGCCCGCGGCTGGCTTCCTGGCGGCCGTCATGGGTGTCATGGCTCTCCTCTAA
- a CDS encoding uncharacterized protein (COG:V;~EggNog:ENOG410PWKF;~InterPro:IPR001466,IPR012338,IPR021860;~MEROPS:MER0026262;~PFAM:PF11954,PF00144) produces the protein MATDNTTTNPLDERFKTLVHETLDYWHVPGISIAVVDGDNTWAKGYGIAAFPAESVTPSTLFYAGSTTKAFTAALMATIVEDNDTYSQVHWDTPISQLIRDDFVLHDEHATEHTTIEDALSHRSGLPRHDQAYGNRLTRDEAVRTIVRQLRHLPLTAPPRTKLQYCNLMYVVVSHVIETLTGGEWLGNTLARTIWHPLGMNSTYFNLNDAKASPHHLARGYYHTPSDSDNDTNHYHGVPWMPLDEISGAGSIISNVLDYAKWARALLYQTEPLSPAVYKAIFEPRTLLPSEAPFTGPRAYALGWYTGVYQGVQFFEHTGGMNAFGAEVILFPSLKYAVVMLANTAGTSNYAQKALAFRLVDEKLGVPVERRFDWNAKNMAHIEEERKKAFDAIHKAPAHVIPHSLELGEYVGTYVHPGYQTVEIYLDQSKNILRADRDRTTWPEYLKFKHVNGEHFLAISEHVGDLGAFFPDVYAVEFRIGEKGKPSALGVAWEKTMKEKIWFTRLD, from the exons ATGGCAACAGACAACACCACTACAAACCCACTAGATGAGCGGTTCAAGACCCTCGTCCACGAAACATTGGACTACTGGCACGTCCCAGGCATTTCAATCGCAGTAGTCGATGGAGACAACACCTGGGCCAAG GGTTATGGCATCGCAGCCTTCCCCGCTGAGTCCGTAACTCCCTCGACACTCTTCTACGCCGGAAGCACTACCAAAGCCTTCACCGCAGCCCTGATGGCCACCATCGTTGAAGACAACGACACCTACTCCCAAGTACACTGGGACACGCCCATCAGCCAGCTCATCCGCGACGACTTCGTGCTACACGACGAGCACGCAACCGAACACACCACCATCGAGGATGCCTTATCACATCGCTCAGGCCTCCCTCGTCACGATCAAGCCTACGGCAACCGTCTCACCCGCGATGAAGCCGTGCGAACGATAGTGCGCCAGCTGCGCCATCTCCCATTAACCGCCCCTCCGCGCACAAAGCTCCAATACTGCAACCTCATGTACGTCGTCGTCTCTCACGTTATCGAGACCCTCACCGGCGGAGAATGGCTAGGCAACACCCTAGCCCGCACTATCTGGCATCCCCTCGGCATGAATTCTACCTATTTTAACCTCAACGACGCCAAAGCATCCCCTCACCACCTGGCCCGGGGATACTACCATACCCCTAGCGACAGCGACAATGACACCAACCACTACCACGGAGTCCCCTGGATGCCACTAGACGAAATCTCCGGCGCCGGGAGCATCATCAGCAACGTCCTGGACTACGCGAAATGGGCGCGCGCACTACTCTACCAAACCGAGCCCCTATCGCCAGCCGTATACAAAGCGATCTTCGAACCGCGGACTTTACTGCCCTCCGAGGCGCCGTTCACAGGCCCGCGCGCATACGCTCTGGGCTGGTACACGGGCGTGTACCAAGGCGTGCAGTTCTTCGAGCACACGGGAGGCATGAATGCGTTTGGGGCGGAGGTAATTTTGTTCCCGAGTTTGAAATATGCGGTTGTCATGTTGGCGAACACAGCTGGGACGTCGAATTACGCGCAGAAGGCGTTGGCGTTTcggttggtggatgagaagcttGGTGTGCCGGTTGAGAGGCGGTTCGATTGGAATGCGAA GAATATGGCACACatagaagaggagaggaagaaagcctTTGATGCTATTCATAAGGCTCCCGCGCATGTGATACCGCATTCGTTGGAGCTAGGGGAATATGTGGGGACGTATGTGCACCCGGGCTATCAGACTGTTGAGATTTATCTTGATCAGTCGAAAAATATATTGCGCGCTGACCGGGATCGTACGACCTGGCCGGAGTATCTGAAATTTAAGCATGTTAATGGGGAGCATTTTCTCGCTATCTCGGAGCATGTTGGGGACTTGGGGGCTTTCTTTCCTGATGTGTATGCGGTGGAATTTCGCATcggagagaaagggaagccGTCCGCGCTTGGGGTGGCGTGGGAGAAGACtatgaaggagaagatttGGTTTACGCGGTTGGATTAG